In Nocardioides marinus, one DNA window encodes the following:
- a CDS encoding GAF domain-containing SpoIIE family protein phosphatase — protein MLRVDLGAGDVGVDESFDRYARIVRRALDVPVALVSLVERDRQVFVGAVGLEPELQEARQTPLTHSFCQWVVHDQAPVVTSDARLDERLRDNLAIPDLGVVAYAGHPLRDHTGRIIGSLCAIDTEPREWDEASLQVLGDLAAACSTEIAQRSMRTLATRTAQEAESLSRRSAVLLALSQSLSTARSLVEVAIAVEQVAVEHLGCLRAGLWLTDDGSPSRAADLPLRDFEVGRLNYIPQISDSWHSAQLNRVLRADDSNPLGEALLSNRPVWFRDRAEQNEVYGHLDLRAQVGEARAFLPLGYAGQSLGAMAMIWDHPKELTGDELATITALASYTSQALSRALLLQEQSDALVVLQSALLPRLPDTGELEMAARYRPAAARGQVGGDWYDAVVMPSGATSLMIGDVVGHDIGAAATMGQMRTTLRALAWAVDDPPSRQVLRLEEAMLDLGVEGMATLVYGRIEEPGIDGSRVLRWTNAGHPPPLLVHPDGSARYLEDRAGDLMLGVLPDAHRTDNRTDVPRGSLLLLYTDGLVERRGEDLDQGLTRLRVSATAHAALPSEAFLDQVLHDLHDGELADDVAVLAVRFG, from the coding sequence ATGCTGAGGGTGGACCTCGGCGCCGGGGATGTCGGGGTCGACGAGTCGTTCGACCGCTACGCCCGTATCGTGCGCCGTGCGCTCGACGTGCCCGTCGCACTGGTGAGCCTGGTCGAGCGGGACCGACAGGTCTTCGTGGGGGCCGTCGGCCTCGAGCCGGAGCTCCAGGAAGCGCGCCAGACGCCGTTGACGCACTCCTTCTGCCAGTGGGTCGTCCACGACCAGGCCCCGGTCGTCACCAGCGACGCCCGCCTCGACGAGCGGCTGCGCGACAACCTCGCGATCCCCGACCTCGGGGTCGTCGCGTACGCCGGGCACCCGCTGCGCGACCACACCGGCCGCATCATCGGCTCGCTGTGCGCCATCGACACCGAGCCGCGCGAGTGGGACGAGGCCTCCCTGCAGGTGCTCGGCGACCTCGCCGCGGCCTGCTCCACGGAGATCGCCCAGCGCAGCATGCGCACCCTCGCCACCCGGACGGCCCAGGAGGCGGAGTCGCTGAGCCGGCGCTCGGCGGTGCTGCTGGCGCTCTCGCAGAGCCTGTCGACGGCGCGCAGCCTGGTCGAGGTCGCGATCGCGGTCGAGCAGGTGGCCGTCGAGCACCTGGGCTGCCTGCGCGCCGGGCTCTGGCTGACCGACGACGGCTCCCCCAGCCGCGCCGCGGACCTGCCGCTGCGCGACTTCGAGGTCGGGCGCCTCAACTACATCCCGCAGATCTCCGACTCCTGGCACTCCGCCCAGCTCAACCGGGTGCTGCGCGCCGACGACTCCAACCCCCTCGGCGAGGCGCTGCTGAGCAACCGTCCGGTGTGGTTCCGCGACCGCGCCGAGCAGAACGAGGTCTACGGGCACCTCGACCTGCGCGCCCAGGTCGGCGAGGCCCGCGCCTTCCTGCCGCTGGGGTACGCCGGGCAGAGCCTCGGCGCGATGGCGATGATCTGGGACCACCCCAAGGAGCTGACCGGCGACGAGCTGGCCACGATCACGGCGCTGGCGTCGTACACCTCCCAGGCGCTGAGCCGGGCGCTGCTGCTGCAGGAGCAGTCCGACGCGCTGGTGGTCCTGCAGAGCGCGCTGCTGCCGCGCCTGCCCGACACCGGTGAGCTCGAGATGGCCGCCCGCTACCGGCCGGCGGCGGCGCGCGGGCAGGTCGGCGGCGACTGGTACGACGCGGTGGTGATGCCCTCGGGCGCCACCAGCCTGATGATCGGCGACGTCGTCGGCCACGACATCGGTGCCGCCGCCACCATGGGCCAGATGCGCACCACCCTGCGCGCCCTCGCCTGGGCCGTCGACGACCCGCCGTCGCGCCAGGTGCTCCGCCTCGAGGAGGCGATGCTCGACCTCGGTGTCGAGGGCATGGCGACCCTCGTCTACGGCCGCATCGAGGAGCCCGGCATCGACGGGAGCCGGGTGCTGCGCTGGACCAACGCCGGCCACCCGCCGCCGCTGCTGGTCCACCCCGACGGCTCCGCGCGCTACCTCGAGGACCGGGCCGGCGACCTGATGCTCGGCGTCCTCCCCGACGCCCACCGCACCGACAACCGCACCGACGTCCCCCGCGGCTCGCTGCTGCTGCTCTACACCGACGGGCTCGTCGAGCGGCGCGGCGAGGACCTCGACCAGGGGCTCACCCGCCTGCGGGTCAGCGCCACCGCGCACGCCGCCCTGCCCTCCGAGGCCTTCCTCGACCAGGTGCTGCACGACCTCCACGACGGCGAGCTGGCCGACGACGTCGCCGTGCTGGCCGTCCGCTTCGGCTGA
- a CDS encoding acyl-CoA dehydrogenase C-terminal domain-containing protein: MSHYKSNLRDIEFNLFEVLGRDEVLGTGPFAEVDGETAREVLAEVERLSREDLAASFVDSDRNPPVFDPATNTAPLPESFKKSYQAWMDAEFWRLQTFAELGGTPAPPSISWGLGELVLGANPAIWMYGAGPMFAGVLHRNGIERDKKIAQMMIDKGWVATMVLTEPDAGSDVGAGRTKATPNEDGTWNIEGVKRFITSAESDLSDNVIHLVLARPSGVEGAGGPGTKGLSLFIVPKFHFDLETGELGERNGAYVTNVEHKMGIKVSNTCEVTFGDPAVGGGEPARGFLLGEVHDGIAQMFQVIENARMMVGTKAIATLSTGYLNALEFAKSRVQGADLTQSGDKTAPRVTITHHPDVRRSLMTQKAYAEAMRSLVLYTASWQDRVALAEHNGEADKLAEAVNDLLLPIVKGYGSERSWTLLGTESLQTFGGSGFLQEYPIEQYVRDAKIDTLYEGTTAIQGQDFFFRKIVKDQGKALGHLAGEIQSFIDSEAGNGRLKNERALLATALDDANAMVGHLINDLMSAQEEIRNIYKVGLNTSRLLMTLGDVVCAWLLLRGAEVALEKLGGPEGGGKDKAFYEGKVAAAQFFAQNVLPKIAAERAIAEATDLSLMDIDEAAF, encoded by the coding sequence GTGAGCCACTACAAGAGCAACCTGCGCGACATCGAGTTCAACCTCTTCGAGGTGCTGGGCCGCGACGAGGTCCTCGGCACCGGTCCGTTCGCCGAGGTGGACGGCGAGACCGCCCGTGAGGTGCTGGCCGAGGTCGAGCGCCTCTCCCGCGAGGACCTCGCCGCGTCCTTCGTCGACTCCGACCGCAACCCGCCGGTCTTCGACCCCGCCACGAACACCGCTCCGCTCCCGGAGTCGTTCAAGAAGAGCTACCAGGCCTGGATGGACGCCGAGTTCTGGCGCCTGCAGACCTTCGCCGAGCTGGGCGGCACCCCCGCGCCGCCGAGCATCTCGTGGGGCCTCGGCGAACTGGTGCTCGGCGCCAACCCCGCCATCTGGATGTACGGCGCCGGCCCGATGTTCGCCGGCGTGCTGCACCGCAACGGCATCGAGCGTGACAAGAAGATCGCGCAGATGATGATCGACAAGGGCTGGGTCGCCACCATGGTGCTCACCGAGCCCGACGCCGGCTCCGACGTGGGCGCGGGCCGCACCAAGGCCACCCCCAACGAGGACGGCACCTGGAACATCGAGGGCGTCAAGCGGTTCATCACCTCCGCCGAGTCCGACCTCTCCGACAACGTCATCCACCTGGTCCTCGCGCGCCCCAGCGGCGTCGAGGGTGCCGGTGGCCCGGGCACCAAGGGCCTCTCGCTCTTCATCGTCCCGAAGTTCCACTTCGACCTCGAGACCGGCGAGCTGGGCGAGCGCAACGGCGCCTACGTCACCAACGTCGAGCACAAGATGGGCATCAAGGTCTCCAACACCTGCGAGGTCACCTTCGGCGACCCGGCCGTCGGTGGCGGCGAGCCGGCCCGCGGCTTCCTCCTCGGCGAGGTCCACGACGGCATCGCGCAGATGTTCCAGGTCATCGAGAACGCCCGGATGATGGTCGGCACCAAGGCCATCGCCACGCTGTCGACCGGCTACCTCAACGCGCTGGAGTTCGCGAAGTCCCGCGTCCAGGGTGCCGACCTGACCCAGTCCGGCGACAAGACCGCGCCGCGCGTCACGATCACCCACCACCCCGACGTGCGCCGCTCGCTGATGACGCAGAAGGCCTACGCCGAGGCGATGCGCTCGCTGGTGCTCTACACCGCCTCCTGGCAGGACCGGGTGGCCCTCGCCGAGCACAACGGCGAGGCGGACAAGCTCGCCGAGGCCGTCAACGACCTGCTGCTCCCGATCGTGAAGGGCTACGGCTCCGAGCGCTCGTGGACCCTGCTCGGCACCGAGTCCCTGCAGACCTTCGGTGGCTCCGGCTTCCTGCAGGAGTACCCGATCGAGCAGTACGTCCGCGACGCCAAGATCGACACCCTCTACGAGGGCACCACCGCGATCCAGGGCCAGGACTTCTTCTTCCGCAAGATCGTCAAGGACCAGGGCAAGGCGCTGGGCCACCTGGCCGGCGAGATCCAGTCCTTCATCGACTCCGAGGCCGGCAACGGTCGGCTGAAGAACGAGCGGGCGCTGCTGGCCACCGCCCTCGACGACGCCAACGCCATGGTCGGCCACCTGATCAACGACCTGATGTCGGCGCAGGAGGAGATCCGCAACATCTACAAGGTCGGCCTGAACACCTCGCGTCTGCTGATGACGCTGGGTGACGTGGTCTGCGCCTGGCTGCTGCTCCGAGGCGCCGAGGTGGCCCTGGAGAAGCTCGGTGGCCCCGAGGGCGGCGGCAAGGACAAGGCGTTCTACGAGGGCAAGGTCGCTGCGGCGCAGTTCTTCGCCCAGAACGTGCTGCCCAAGATCGCCGCCGAGCGCGCGATCGCCGAGGCGACCGACCTGTCGCTGATGGACATCGACGAGGCCGCGTTCTGA
- a CDS encoding TIGR02453 family protein produces the protein MEFQGFPVAALDFYDDLEVDNTKSFWEAHKHVYAESVKAPMTALCAALEPEFGKAKIFRPYRDVRFAKDKTPYKTHQGAYVGVGPATGWYVEISPRGLRTGAGFYEASGTRLAAFREAVAHDTFGPELERLVAELEQAGFEVGGDTLKTQPRGFDADHPRIALLRHKALTLGRQHGFEPVIHTPEALDLVREDWRTLRPFVEWVQRHVQDRADAQH, from the coding sequence GTGGAGTTCCAAGGCTTTCCCGTCGCCGCGCTCGACTTCTACGACGACCTCGAGGTGGACAACACCAAGTCGTTCTGGGAGGCGCACAAGCACGTGTACGCCGAGTCGGTGAAGGCACCGATGACCGCACTGTGCGCGGCACTGGAGCCGGAGTTCGGCAAGGCGAAGATCTTCCGGCCGTACCGCGACGTGCGGTTCGCGAAGGACAAGACCCCCTACAAGACCCACCAGGGCGCCTACGTGGGCGTCGGCCCCGCCACCGGGTGGTACGTCGAGATCAGCCCCCGGGGGCTGCGCACCGGCGCCGGGTTCTACGAGGCGTCCGGCACCCGCCTGGCCGCCTTCCGTGAGGCGGTCGCCCACGACACCTTCGGCCCCGAGCTCGAGCGCCTGGTCGCCGAGCTCGAGCAGGCCGGCTTCGAGGTCGGTGGCGACACCCTCAAGACCCAGCCCCGTGGCTTCGACGCCGACCACCCGCGCATCGCGCTGCTGCGGCACAAGGCGCTGACGCTCGGCAGGCAGCACGGGTTCGAGCCCGTCATCCACACCCCCGAAGCCCTCGACCTGGTGCGCGAGGACTGGCGCACGCTGCGCCCGTTCGTCGAGTGGGTGCAGCGGCACGTGCAGGACCGAGCCGACGCGCAACACTAG
- a CDS encoding RrF2 family transcriptional regulator: MRVSAKSDYALRALIEMATRADSAAVSAEELGRLQDIPRNFLQAILADLRRAGIVLSQRGQSGGWKLARVAGDVSVADVIRAVDGPLVSVYGLRPEQVEYNDRAEPLQQVWIAARRSLRDVFEHVSIQQLADQRLPDCVSRRTADEDAWAPH; the protein is encoded by the coding sequence ATGCGTGTGTCCGCGAAGTCCGACTACGCGCTGCGAGCCCTCATCGAGATGGCCACCCGCGCGGACAGCGCCGCGGTGAGCGCCGAGGAGCTCGGTCGGCTGCAGGACATCCCGCGCAACTTCCTGCAGGCGATCCTGGCCGACCTGCGCCGGGCGGGGATCGTCCTGAGCCAGCGCGGCCAGTCCGGCGGGTGGAAGCTCGCCCGCGTCGCGGGGGACGTGAGCGTGGCCGACGTCATCCGGGCCGTGGACGGTCCGCTGGTCTCGGTCTACGGGCTGCGGCCCGAGCAGGTCGAGTACAACGACCGGGCCGAGCCGCTGCAGCAGGTGTGGATCGCCGCGCGCCGCTCGCTGCGCGACGTCTTCGAGCACGTCTCGATCCAGCAGCTGGCCGACCAGCGGCTCCCGGACTGCGTGAGCCGGCGTACGGCGGACGAGGACGCCTGGGCGCCGCACTGA
- a CDS encoding serine/threonine-protein kinase, which yields MPSVGDHLGRYRLLRVLGHGGMGVVYAALDTALDREVALKIITPQLAADEDYRARFRREAQALSRVESPHVVAVHDHGELDGCLHLVTAPVPDGDLFARVRDEGAPAPRVALDLVVQVLDGLEDAHRAGVVHRDVKPSNVLLRRRGERLEAVLCDFGIASLPGSEITRTGGLVGSYPYMAPERHQGQQTGVAGDVYSTGCLLWHVLTGAAPYSGTDVEVALAHLQAPVPQLPEVDDTTRDLNRVLARAMAKDPGARYPSARAMRRELATVLEHAPAALALPAATSVRHSVLPAVAALDTAAPAARRGRRAAALAGTAVGAVLVAAIGAYAGLSAGEGTVRTVAGPDGPTLTTTVTAQPVAVAPGATLSTQQPPRSRPTPRSGTLLLPEEPGDPTSAAPTRSSGGRGGAGGGRGLDTQAGPIEGPIDPTAGPSGRPTTEASPTKEPAPKADFHCWDGSEVVGGASACPDGPTGATGLRWMFATNASCTSKGTTAEQVSAMDCTISTPHGAGRLRMIQWVDVPTMKKQLSAYNGGKKPFRWTYGPAWARQTKQQPTTPYLRTNAYGDKRFSINLYGATEKARTWLIGHTGYRVPSQYRGYPLD from the coding sequence ATGCCCTCGGTCGGGGACCACCTCGGCCGCTACCGCCTGCTGCGCGTGCTGGGTCACGGCGGCATGGGGGTCGTGTACGCCGCGCTCGACACCGCCCTGGACCGCGAGGTCGCGCTCAAGATCATCACCCCCCAGCTCGCGGCCGACGAGGACTACCGCGCGCGCTTCCGCCGTGAGGCCCAGGCGCTCTCCCGCGTCGAGAGCCCCCACGTGGTGGCCGTGCACGACCACGGCGAGCTCGACGGCTGCCTCCACCTGGTCACCGCCCCGGTGCCCGACGGCGACCTGTTCGCGCGGGTGCGCGACGAGGGGGCGCCCGCCCCGCGGGTGGCGCTCGACCTGGTGGTGCAGGTCCTCGACGGCCTCGAGGACGCCCACCGCGCCGGGGTCGTGCACCGCGACGTCAAGCCCAGCAACGTGCTGCTGCGGCGACGGGGCGAGAGGCTCGAGGCGGTGCTGTGCGACTTCGGCATCGCCTCCCTCCCCGGCAGCGAGATCACCCGCACCGGCGGCCTGGTCGGCTCCTACCCCTACATGGCGCCCGAGCGGCACCAGGGGCAGCAGACCGGTGTCGCCGGGGACGTCTACTCCACCGGGTGCCTGCTCTGGCACGTGCTCACCGGCGCCGCGCCGTACTCCGGCACCGACGTCGAGGTCGCCCTGGCCCACCTCCAGGCGCCCGTGCCGCAGCTGCCCGAGGTCGACGACACCACCCGCGACCTCAACCGCGTGCTGGCGCGCGCGATGGCCAAGGACCCCGGCGCCCGCTACCCCTCGGCCCGCGCGATGCGGCGCGAGCTGGCCACCGTGCTCGAGCACGCCCCGGCGGCGCTGGCCCTGCCCGCGGCCACGTCGGTGCGGCACTCGGTGCTGCCCGCGGTGGCCGCTCTCGACACCGCCGCCCCCGCCGCGCGGCGCGGGCGGCGCGCCGCCGCCCTGGCCGGTACGGCGGTGGGTGCCGTGCTCGTGGCCGCGATCGGCGCCTACGCCGGCCTCAGCGCCGGCGAGGGCACGGTCCGCACCGTGGCCGGCCCGGACGGCCCCACCCTCACCACGACGGTGACCGCCCAGCCGGTGGCCGTGGCACCCGGGGCGACCCTGTCGACGCAGCAGCCGCCGCGCAGCCGCCCCACCCCGCGCAGCGGCACGCTGCTGCTGCCCGAGGAGCCCGGCGACCCGACGAGCGCGGCGCCGACCCGTTCCTCCGGGGGGCGCGGCGGCGCCGGCGGGGGTCGAGGGCTCGACACCCAGGCGGGGCCGATCGAAGGGCCGATCGACCCGACCGCCGGCCCGTCCGGCCGCCCGACGACCGAGGCCAGCCCGACCAAGGAGCCGGCCCCGAAGGCCGACTTCCACTGCTGGGACGGCAGCGAGGTCGTGGGCGGGGCCAGCGCCTGCCCCGACGGCCCGACCGGCGCGACCGGCCTGCGGTGGATGTTCGCCACGAACGCGTCCTGCACCTCCAAGGGCACGACCGCCGAGCAGGTCAGCGCCATGGACTGCACGATCTCGACCCCGCACGGCGCCGGGCGGCTGCGGATGATCCAGTGGGTCGACGTGCCCACCATGAAGAAGCAGCTCTCGGCGTACAACGGTGGCAAGAAGCCGTTCCGGTGGACCTACGGCCCGGCCTGGGCGCGGCAGACCAAGCAGCAGCCCACGACGCCGTACCTGCGCACCAACGCCTACGGCGACAAGCGGTTCAGCATCAACCTCTACGGCGCCACCGAGAAGGCCCGCACGTGGTTGATCGGCCACACCGGCTACCGGGTGCCGTCGCAGTACCGCGGGTACCCGCTCGACTGA
- a CDS encoding LysR family transcriptional regulator ArgP, translating into MDLPAPQLAALVAVVDAGTFEAAARALHVTPSAVSQRVRALESSVGQVLVRRATPCTATPAGDTLVRLGRAQALLQAEARTALEPAAGRRSELGLAVNADSLATWFRDVLGEAAGWDDAVLRLEVEDQAHSHELLRRGEALAAVTSDPEPVQGCSVERLGTMRYLPVAAPALLARHGDPSGRPDWSRMPVVVFNAKDALQHDLLAQELGERVAPPTHRVPTSADFLEALALGLGWGMVPETQLLPLERAGRLARLAPGRHVDVPLHWQRWRLDSPLLGRVTEAVRRAASAHLRR; encoded by the coding sequence ATGGACCTGCCCGCGCCGCAGCTCGCCGCCCTCGTGGCGGTGGTCGACGCCGGGACCTTCGAGGCGGCCGCCCGAGCGCTGCACGTCACCCCCAGCGCGGTCAGCCAGCGGGTGCGGGCCCTGGAGTCGAGCGTCGGGCAGGTGCTGGTCCGCCGGGCCACCCCGTGCACCGCGACGCCCGCCGGCGACACCCTCGTCCGGCTCGGCCGGGCGCAGGCGCTGCTGCAGGCCGAGGCCCGCACCGCGCTGGAGCCCGCCGCCGGTCGCCGCAGCGAGCTGGGCCTGGCGGTCAACGCGGACTCGCTGGCCACCTGGTTCCGCGACGTCCTCGGCGAGGCCGCTGGGTGGGACGACGCCGTGCTGCGCCTCGAGGTCGAGGACCAGGCGCACTCCCACGAGCTGCTGCGGCGCGGTGAGGCCCTGGCGGCCGTGACCAGCGACCCCGAACCGGTGCAGGGCTGCTCGGTCGAGCGACTGGGCACCATGCGCTACCTGCCCGTCGCCGCGCCCGCGCTGCTCGCCCGCCACGGGGACCCCTCCGGTCGTCCGGACTGGAGCCGGATGCCGGTGGTGGTGTTCAACGCCAAGGACGCCCTCCAGCACGACCTGCTGGCGCAGGAGCTGGGGGAGCGGGTCGCGCCGCCGACCCACCGCGTGCCCACCTCGGCCGACTTCCTGGAGGCGCTGGCGCTGGGCCTGGGCTGGGGGATGGTGCCCGAGACCCAGCTGCTGCCGCTCGAGCGGGCCGGGCGGCTGGCGCGGCTCGCGCCCGGTCGGCACGTCGACGTACCCCTGCACTGGCAGCGCTGGCGTTTGGACTCCCCCCTCCTGGGCAGGGTCACCGAGGCGGTGCGACGGGCGGCCTCCGCCCACCTGCGTCGCTGA
- a CDS encoding NHL domain-containing thioredoxin family protein, with amino-acid sequence MSPSVSDPASQPPAQPSAQPPAPRRQPVRAPELVGRGWLNTDGPLAMADLRGRFVLLDFWTFCCVNCLHVLDELRPVEAEYAEELVVVGVHSPKFVHEADPVALAAAVERYGVHHPVLDDPELVTWQAYTARAWPTLVLVDPEGYVVAQYAGEGHAHAIAALLAELVPAHRERGTLQPGDSPYVPPVVEPTDLRFPASAVPLPGGGVLVADAGHDEVVELSDAGDVVRRIGGFSEPNGLCLLPADVAVAVGYDVVVADTVGHRVAGLSLEDGSVRTLAGDGRQWMPGDDTSRLSSPWDVAWWGDRVWIAMAGTHQLWTLDPLTGAVGVAGGTTNEGLLDGPLDQAWFAQTSRLAPAGDRLWLADPETSALRYVEGGAVTTVVGTGLFDFGFRDGPAAEALLQHPLGVTALPDGSVAVCDTYNGAVRRYDPATGHVSTIAQGLAEPSSAYLEVGADDEPLLVVVESTAHRLTRVPLAGVVAVDGFAHSTQRPVTPVPASVSLVVTFTPPPGQKVDDRFGPPSQLVVESTPPGLIRSGGGRDTALTRVLELDPHVGDGVLHVAARAASCDADGGEGAACRMHQQDWGIPVRIEAGAPGELRLPLGGV; translated from the coding sequence GTGAGTCCCTCGGTGTCCGACCCCGCGTCCCAGCCCCCCGCCCAGCCCTCTGCCCAGCCCCCCGCCCCCCGGCGTCAGCCGGTCCGTGCCCCCGAGCTCGTCGGCCGCGGCTGGCTGAACACCGACGGCCCGCTGGCGATGGCCGACCTGCGCGGTCGCTTCGTGCTGCTGGACTTCTGGACCTTCTGCTGCGTCAACTGCCTGCACGTGCTCGACGAGCTGCGTCCGGTGGAGGCGGAGTACGCCGAGGAGCTGGTCGTGGTCGGCGTGCACTCCCCGAAGTTCGTCCACGAGGCCGACCCGGTCGCCCTCGCCGCGGCCGTCGAGCGCTACGGCGTGCACCACCCCGTGCTCGACGACCCCGAGCTGGTCACCTGGCAGGCCTACACCGCCCGCGCCTGGCCCACGCTGGTGCTGGTCGACCCCGAGGGCTACGTCGTCGCGCAGTACGCCGGGGAGGGGCACGCCCACGCGATCGCCGCCCTGCTCGCCGAGCTGGTGCCCGCCCACCGCGAGCGCGGCACCCTGCAGCCGGGCGACTCGCCCTACGTGCCGCCCGTGGTCGAGCCGACCGACCTGCGCTTCCCGGCCTCGGCGGTGCCGCTGCCCGGTGGTGGCGTGCTGGTCGCCGACGCCGGTCACGACGAGGTCGTCGAGCTCAGCGACGCCGGCGACGTGGTGCGCCGCATCGGCGGGTTCAGCGAGCCGAACGGGCTGTGCCTGCTGCCGGCCGACGTCGCCGTGGCGGTGGGGTACGACGTGGTCGTGGCCGACACCGTGGGCCACCGGGTCGCGGGGCTCTCGCTCGAGGACGGCTCGGTCCGCACGCTGGCCGGCGACGGTCGGCAGTGGATGCCCGGCGACGACACCTCGCGGCTCTCCTCCCCGTGGGACGTCGCCTGGTGGGGCGACCGCGTCTGGATCGCGATGGCCGGCACCCACCAGCTGTGGACGCTCGACCCGCTGACCGGCGCGGTCGGGGTCGCGGGCGGCACGACCAACGAGGGGCTGCTCGACGGCCCGCTCGACCAGGCGTGGTTCGCCCAGACCTCACGGCTGGCCCCGGCCGGGGACCGGCTGTGGCTGGCCGACCCCGAGACCTCGGCGCTGCGCTACGTCGAGGGCGGTGCGGTCACGACCGTGGTCGGCACGGGCTTGTTCGACTTCGGGTTCCGCGACGGTCCCGCCGCCGAGGCGCTGCTCCAGCACCCGCTCGGGGTCACCGCGCTGCCGGACGGCTCGGTGGCGGTCTGCGACACCTACAACGGCGCCGTGCGCCGCTACGACCCGGCGACCGGCCACGTGTCGACGATCGCCCAGGGGCTGGCCGAGCCGTCGTCGGCGTACCTCGAGGTCGGGGCGGACGACGAGCCGCTGCTGGTCGTGGTGGAGTCCACCGCGCACCGGCTCACCCGGGTGCCGCTGGCCGGCGTGGTGGCCGTGGACGGGTTCGCGCACTCCACGCAGCGCCCCGTCACGCCGGTGCCTGCCTCGGTCTCACTGGTGGTCACGTTCACGCCGCCCCCGGGGCAGAAGGTCGACGACCGGTTCGGCCCGCCCTCGCAGCTGGTCGTGGAGTCCACCCCGCCCGGCCTGATCCGCTCGGGCGGTGGTCGCGACACCGCGCTGACCCGGGTGCTCGAGCTCGACCCGCACGTGGGTGACGGGGTGCTCCACGTCGCCGCCCGGGCCGCCTCGTGCGACGCCGACGGCGGCGAGGGTGCTGCCTGCCGGATGCACCAGCAGGACTGGGGGATCCCCGTCCGGATCGAGGCCGGGGCGCCCGGGGAGCTGCGGCTGCCGCTGGGGGGTGTGTGA
- a CDS encoding LysE family transporter, with translation MLTTALTGFAAGLTLIVAIGSQNAFVLRCGLARHHVGPVVLVCALSDAVLISAGVAGIGTIVTRAPVVLDVVRWAGVVFLSAYALLSFRRAWQGGEKLSAAGGPVGSAAAAVSTAVALTWLNPHVYLDTVLLLGSLANGTGHPWWFAVGAALGSVVWFTALGYGARLASPLFARPRAWQVLDVLIGITMVLIAVKLARG, from the coding sequence GTGCTCACCACCGCCCTGACCGGCTTCGCCGCCGGCCTCACGCTCATCGTCGCCATCGGCAGCCAGAACGCGTTCGTCCTGCGCTGCGGGCTGGCCCGTCACCACGTCGGGCCGGTGGTGCTGGTGTGCGCGCTGTCCGACGCGGTGCTCATCAGCGCGGGGGTGGCCGGGATCGGCACCATCGTGACCCGCGCGCCGGTCGTGCTGGACGTGGTGCGCTGGGCCGGGGTGGTGTTCCTGTCGGCGTACGCACTGCTGTCCTTCCGCCGCGCCTGGCAGGGGGGCGAGAAGCTCTCGGCGGCGGGCGGGCCGGTCGGCTCGGCGGCCGCCGCGGTCTCCACCGCGGTCGCGCTGACCTGGCTCAACCCGCACGTCTACCTCGACACCGTGCTGCTGCTCGGCTCGCTGGCCAACGGCACGGGGCACCCGTGGTGGTTCGCGGTCGGCGCGGCGCTGGGGTCGGTGGTGTGGTTCACCGCGCTCGGGTACGGCGCCCGGCTGGCCTCGCCGCTGTTCGCCCGGCCCCGCGCCTGGCAGGTCCTCGACGTGCTGATCGGGATCACGATGGTGCTGATCGCGGTGAAGCTGGCGCGGGGGTAG
- a CDS encoding nuclear transport factor 2 family protein — MSTSPDTRPAALTSDAIDWRASTEEHPARMASMRSYSAVAKGDLAEWLTVYAEDAVLEDPVGPSMFDPEGRGHRGHEGISAFWEQAIAPIATFEFTITDSFANPGSNTCANIGSIRTSFPDGSHTTTDLIMVYVVHDDGRVASMKAFWEPERTMATFTKA, encoded by the coding sequence GTGAGCACCTCTCCCGACACCCGCCCGGCCGCCCTCACCTCCGACGCGATCGACTGGCGCGCGTCCACCGAGGAGCACCCGGCACGGATGGCCTCCATGCGCTCCTACTCCGCGGTCGCCAAGGGCGACCTGGCCGAGTGGCTGACGGTGTACGCCGAGGACGCGGTGCTCGAGGACCCCGTCGGCCCCTCCATGTTCGACCCGGAGGGTCGCGGCCACCGCGGCCACGAGGGCATCAGCGCCTTCTGGGAGCAGGCCATCGCACCGATCGCGACCTTCGAGTTCACGATCACCGACTCCTTCGCCAACCCGGGCAGCAACACCTGCGCCAACATCGGCTCGATCCGCACGTCGTTCCCGGACGGCTCGCACACCACGACCGACCTGATCATGGTCTACGTCGTCCACGACGACGGCCGGGTCGCGTCGATGAAGGCCTTCTGGGAGCCCGAGCGCACCATGGCCACCTTCACCAAGGCTTAG